The Candidatus Nitrospira nitrosa genomic sequence ACCGAACTTGGCGCACGGCGAGCCGCACAGGGCGTCGCCTATAGCCATTTCCTCTGGGCGATTACGGCTACCAGAGATCATATGACGGGCTTTGTCCAACGCGAAGGATTCTCTGATAGCCCGATGGAGCTCCATGGGGAATTGGAACTCCTGCACATCCTCGGTCAGTTTTTTGATCGGGCCTTGTACTACACGGCCATGGGGTATGAACAGGAACGGGCCCGCATCGGAACAAACCTTCGCCGCCGCCGGGATGATCATCAGGCAGCACACGCATAGGCCAGCGCCAAGGAATAGGCATGAGCGCCCTACTGGCGGGCTCACAGCAAACAGGTGAGCCCGTCTCAGTTCCCTTCACAAACACTTCCTTCCGGAACAACTCACCCTCCGGATACGACTCAAAAATGTCCCGTAGCACCGTGGA encodes the following:
- a CDS encoding globin family protein, producing the protein MLAGRLVRLIEKNSEKLARELSEKVWNSPRCSDLRKVPPDELQARTREIYQNLNNWLMDMTETEIEHRYTELGARRAAQGVAYSHFLWAITATRDHMTGFVQREGFSDSPMELHGELELLHILGQFFDRALYYTAMGYEQERARIGTNLRRRRDDHQAAHA